A section of the Parasteatoda tepidariorum isolate YZ-2023 chromosome 6, CAS_Ptep_4.0, whole genome shotgun sequence genome encodes:
- the LOC107447073 gene encoding ornithine decarboxylase, which produces MKSPVGNPSVEIVSDMTVFDLVTKIVNTAEQEEPFFVADASDIVFKYKMWKLKMPRVEPFYAVKCNDSPIILHLLAALGVNFDCASKNEIESVLSMGVDPSRIIYANPCKTKGFIRHAAKVGVDMMTFDNAVELRKVKENHPNAKLVIRIRVDDSASVCQLGVKFGCRIGDIPHLLQLAKDLDLDVIGVSFHVGSGCQDSSAYRTAILSAYHAFEIGKNIGHHMDFLDIGGGFPGVKGPYISFEEIVGAVNESLDEFFPPESGVRIIAEPGRYFVASAFTLCANVIAKRETVSEEGDPINMYYLNDGVYGSFNCLIFDHAEVEPIPLVDLHDRQLMKSSVWGPTCDSIDCILKSCTLPSMDVGEWIMFENMGAYTICAASNFNGFQKPEMRWALPIHVLTYLQQLPTWPDLVEAFGGSALDLPNVNITPECENIANKGVMKAIHRRESVSA; this is translated from the exons ATGAAATCTCCCGTTGGAAATCCTTCTGTTGAAATTGTCAGCGACATGACAGTCTTTGACCTTGTTACCAAAATTGTTAATACAGCT gagCAAGAAGAACCCTTCTTTGTTGCAGATGCATCagatattgttttcaaatacaAGATGTGGAAGCTTAAAATGCCTAGAGTCGAACCTTTCTATG CTGTGAAGTGCAATGATTCTCCTATAATCCTTCATCTTCTGGCAGCCTTGGGTGTGAATTTCGATTGTGCCAGCAAG aatgaaattgaAAGTGTTCTTAGCATGGGAGTGGATCCTTCTCGTATCATTTATGCCAATCCTTGCAAGACCAAAGGATTCATTAGGCATGCAGCGAAAGTTGGAGTAGACATGATGACCTTTGATAATGCAGTGGAGCTTAGAAAAGTCAAAGAAAATCATCCTAATGCAAA gCTTGTCATCAGAATTCGGGTGGATGATAGTGCCTCTGTTTGTCAATTAGGAGTGAAATTCGGTTGCCGAATTGGTGACATTCCCCATCTACTTCAACTTGCCAAGGATTTAGATCTGGATGTAATTGGCGTAAG TTTCCATGTTGGAAGTGGATGCCAGGACAGTTCAGCCTATCGAACTGCTATTTTGTCTGCCTATCATGCATTTgaaattggtaaaaatattgGTCACCATATGGATTTCTTAGATATTGGTGGAGGTTTTCCTGGTGTCAAGGGGCCTTACATTTCTTTTGAAGAG ATTGTTGGTGCTGTCAATGAAAGTTTGGATGAATTTTTCCCACCAGAGTCTGGGGTACGAATAATTGCTGAACCAGGAAGGTATTTTGTAGCTTCTGCCTTCACTTTATGTGCCAATGTCATCGCCAAAAGGGAAACAGTATCTGAAGAAg gTGATCCAATTAACATGTACTATCTCAATGATGGTGTTTATGGGTCATTCAACTGCCTAATTTTCGATCATGCTGAAGTTGAACCAATTCCTCTTGTG GATCTGCACGACAGACAACTAATGAAAAGCAGTGTTTGGGGACCAACATGCGACAGCAttgattgcattttaaaatcttgcaCATTGCCATCTATGGATGTTGGAGAGTGGATCATGTTTGAAAACATGGGTGCCTATACAATCTGTGCTGCCTCTAACTTCAATGGTTTCCAAAAGCCTGAGATGAGATGGGCTCTTCCGATCCATGTCCT aacttACTTGCAACAGCTTCCAACTTGGCCAGATCTTGTTGAGGCTTTTGGAGGCAGTGCATTGGACTTACCAAATGTCAACATCACGCCTGAATGTGAAAACATTGCCAACAAGGGCGTTATGAAAGCCATCCATCGTCGAGAATCTGTATCAGCTTGA